In a single window of the Acyrthosiphon pisum isolate AL4f chromosome X, pea_aphid_22Mar2018_4r6ur, whole genome shotgun sequence genome:
- the LOC100572193 gene encoding uncharacterized protein LOC100572193, whose amino-acid sequence MTSSDGGLQSCRRQDNRNSGGGGGQNLPIIMATGCRMPRSPSRDKDFASCAASRTSTGAHQQQQQPFATTAVVLNRVTSSYPEAFFKRMSQDITNSVWFEEENDLIKSCGALQSALGLSKSFSTSDIADATSMDAGCWMADSEDVRMPHSASELAINKLRINSDVLLMATTMQGRLGNTSRSLSTCVVVGDMASTSQLPSPSRYSSSLHNSYASSAFSPTDLVRSVNKKVRQNYIQRRLLITYKTLERLSLSEFNLDKSSSGGGADHVPDQLQLSDRNDATGAAIAAASGSSNYLSVPRTGKPLCPDDIAVCTDTIKRYQPKAFTRYDRNMFIVNWLDNIDPQNTTAEDQ is encoded by the exons ATGACGTCCAGCGACGGAGGACTGCAGTCGTGTCGCCGGCAGGACAATCGCAacagcggcggcggtggcggccaAAACCTGCCGATAATAATGGCCACCGGTTGTCGGATGCCGCGGTCGCCGTCTCGCGACAAGGACTTTGCGTCGTGCGCCGCCTCCAGGACCTCCACAGGCGCCCATCAACAGCAACAACAGCCCTTCGCCACCACCGCCGTCGTCCTGAACCGCGTCACCAGCTCTTATCCCGAAGCGTTTTtcaaaag GATGTCACAGGACATAACTAATTCGGTGTGGTTCGAGGAAGAGAACGATTTGATAAAAAGCTGCGGGGCACTGCAGTCAGCGCTCGGTCTATCCAAAAGCTTCAGTACCAGCGACATCGCGGACGCGACCAGCATGGACGCTGGATGTTGGATGGCGGACAGCGAGGACGTCCGCATGCCGCACAGCGCTTCCGAGCTGGCCATAAACAAGTTGCGCATAAACTCGGACGTGCTTCTGATGGCCACCACCATGCAGGGCCGGTTGGGCAACACGTCGCGGTCGCTGTCCACGTGCGTGGTGGTCGGCGACATGGCGTCCACGTCGCAACTGCCGTCGCCGAGCCGGTACTCCAGCTCGCTGCACAACAGCTACGCATCGTCCGCGTTCAGTCCCACCGACCTCGTGAGATCCGTCAACAAAAAG GTGCGGCAAAACTATATTCAACGGCGTCTACTGATCACTTACAAGACATTGGAACGTTTGTCACTGAGCGAATTCAACTTAGACAAGTCTAGTTCTGGAGGAGGAGCCGACCACGTACCGGACCAACTGCAGTTGTCCGACCGCAATGACGCTACCGGAGCTGCCATAGCCGCCGCCTCAGGTTCAAGCAATTATTTGAGCGTACCGAGGACCGGCAAGCCGCTGTGCCCGGATGACATTGCCGTGTGCACAGACACCATAAAGCGATATCAGCCGAAGGCGTTCACCAGATACGACAGGAACATGTTCATAGTCAACTGGCTGGATAACATCGATCCGCAGAACACCACCGCGGAAGATcaataa